The Brasilonema sennae CENA114 genome includes a region encoding these proteins:
- a CDS encoding ATP-binding protein, which translates to MNITPRPPTASQKEFQQLIHEKSCNFVGREFAFAAITDFLNQQPCGYFTIVGTPGSGKSAIIAKYVMENPSVVYYSAEVEGKNCAEEFLITVCTQLTLRLRSGLKPRSLSVAEVSGVEALMGEMGDTNVSLPDNATEGSWFFSLLLQKVSDLLEPDGRLIIAIDGCDRIDLNNQSPDSNLFYLPRYLPERVYFLLTRRPFKSEKSGLLIETPAQILDLEAYSEQNREDVQTYIQQYISVTPSFFKNTGWITNDSISEQEFCQQLTQQLTVKSENNFMYLNHILKAISQGFYPKPFQFEPLPPGLEAYYKNHYQRIKGKGLSSVGLAVLKCLAQLVQPLSGELIAQMVDEDEYEVEKVLENWLEFLYEEIRGEEIFYSLYHSSFANWLGKELNLV; encoded by the coding sequence ATGAATATCACACCTCGCCCCCCAACTGCTTCCCAAAAAGAATTCCAGCAACTGATTCACGAGAAAAGCTGCAATTTTGTTGGTCGTGAATTTGCCTTTGCTGCTATTACCGACTTCCTCAATCAGCAACCCTGTGGTTACTTTACCATTGTGGGCACACCTGGCAGTGGCAAAAGTGCCATCATCGCCAAGTATGTGATGGAAAATCCTTCTGTTGTTTATTACAGTGCGGAAGTTGAAGGAAAAAATTGTGCGGAGGAATTTCTCATAACTGTTTGCACTCAGTTAACCCTTCGGCTACGCTCAGGGTTAAAGCCGAGGTCACTGAGCGTAGCCGAAGTGAGCGGAGTCGAGGCTTTAATGGGGGAAATGGGGGATACAAATGTGTCGCTTCCTGATAACGCGACTGAGGGAAGTTGGTTTTTCTCGCTTTTACTTCAGAAAGTGAGCGATTTACTAGAACCAGATGGGCGTTTGATTATTGCGATTGATGGGTGCGATCGCATCGACCTCAACAACCAATCCCCAGACTCAAATCTATTTTACCTTCCTAGATATCTCCCAGAGCGAGTTTATTTTCTCCTCACCCGTCGCCCCTTCAAGAGCGAAAAATCTGGTTTATTAATCGAAACCCCTGCTCAAATTTTGGATTTAGAAGCATATTCCGAACAAAACCGAGAAGATGTGCAGACCTATATACAACAATATATTTCAGTCACACCCTCTTTTTTTAAAAACACTGGGTGGATAACCAATGACTCTATCAGCGAACAAGAATTCTGCCAACAGCTAACACAACAGCTAACAGTCAAGAGCGAAAACAATTTCATGTATCTCAACCACATCTTAAAAGCAATCTCCCAAGGTTTTTATCCTAAACCCTTCCAATTTGAACCACTGCCTCCAGGGTTAGAAGCGTATTACAAGAATCATTACCAGCGCATCAAGGGTAAGGGTTTGTCTTCAGTGGGATTAGCCGTATTAAAATGTCTAGCACAGCTTGTGCAACCGCTTTCAGGAGAATTAATCGCCCAAATGGTTGATGAAGATGAATACGAAGTAGAAAAAGTGCTGGAAAATTGGCTGGAATTTTTATATGAGGAAATCAGAGGAGAAGAAATCTTTTATAGTTTGTATCATTCCAGTTTTGCGAACTGGTTAGGCAAGGAATTAAATTTAGTTTAG
- a CDS encoding DUF433 domain-containing protein encodes MRIPVSLVVNLVANGKPVEEILEEYPDLEPEDIRQSLLYAAWLTQERVYSFTNAEKQAS; translated from the coding sequence ATGAGAATTCCTGTTTCGTTAGTTGTCAATTTGGTGGCGAATGGGAAACCCGTAGAGGAAATTTTAGAAGAATACCCTGATTTAGAACCAGAGGATATTCGGCAATCTCTCCTTTATGCTGCTTGGTTGACTCAAGAGCGGGTTTATTCTTTCACAAATGCTGAAAAACAAGCATCATGA
- a CDS encoding potassium channel family protein has protein sequence MLLDQFLVCGLGSLGQHCVVALKQFEVSVIAIDKNLPQDWEFSHLPDLLDNVLVGDCRQISVLEQAKIQQCRAAIIVTSNEQVNAETALAVRKLNPKTRLIVRSSKKNLNELLSQHLGNFVAFEPTQLPAPAFALAALGTETLGLFHLQGQWLQVVKRTLSPTDRWCNNSTLYELNTHKRRILYHTSGATSLSKAFHEWEPDTRLMPGDTIVYIETIKPTSTNSKKLVRNTWYNPWHLLTTLKHLNWLTIKQQFITFLRKSDENRFKQLGIICGVIVSFLLLLGTVLYQLSYPQISLIDAFFTSMMLLLGGFGDLFGGFNFTLPVPFWLRFISLGMTITGTILVGIFYSFLTERLLAARFQLNKRRPPVPQKDHVVVVGLGRMGQGIVEILQEFNQPLVGITLNTDFDMTILPEMPLITGSLKRSLSKANLQTAKSVVVVTDDEMLNLEVSLMAYDANPESNLVIRTTGLSLSDNLAELLPNAQVLCVYAVVAEAFAGAAFGENIINLFRVDHKTILVTEYQIEAGDTLNGLLLSEVAYGYGVIPILYQKETEMPKLMPSEDISLVVGDSFAAARSADRMVVLATSDGLQRIEQGSAIATSKTWQVHITKALTEEAQFEGANVLVRISGCSLNTARTVMKNLPETLHVPLYKHQAQRLIIELAKAQVTAHLLRTDSP, from the coding sequence GTGCTCTTAGATCAATTTTTAGTTTGCGGATTGGGGAGTTTAGGTCAACATTGTGTTGTCGCCCTCAAACAGTTTGAAGTCAGCGTGATTGCGATTGACAAAAACCTGCCCCAAGACTGGGAATTTTCTCACCTTCCAGATTTATTAGATAATGTACTCGTTGGTGACTGTCGTCAAATCAGTGTTCTAGAGCAAGCTAAAATCCAACAGTGTCGAGCTGCCATCATAGTCACTAGTAATGAGCAAGTGAATGCAGAGACAGCTTTAGCGGTGCGGAAACTTAATCCCAAAACCCGCTTAATTGTTCGTTCATCTAAAAAAAATCTCAATGAATTATTGAGTCAACATTTAGGGAATTTTGTTGCCTTTGAACCAACTCAACTACCTGCGCCAGCTTTTGCTCTTGCTGCTCTTGGTACAGAGACATTAGGATTATTTCACTTACAAGGACAGTGGCTGCAAGTTGTCAAACGTACTTTATCACCAACAGACCGTTGGTGCAACAACTCTACCTTGTACGAACTGAATACTCACAAGCGTCGGATTCTCTATCACACATCTGGTGCAACTTCTTTATCCAAAGCTTTCCATGAATGGGAGCCAGATACACGTCTGATGCCGGGAGATACGATTGTTTATATTGAGACTATAAAACCAACTTCTACTAATTCTAAGAAACTGGTAAGAAATACCTGGTATAATCCTTGGCACTTATTAACAACACTAAAACACCTTAACTGGTTAACTATTAAGCAGCAATTTATCACATTTTTGCGAAAATCTGACGAAAATCGATTTAAGCAGTTAGGTATTATCTGTGGAGTGATTGTCAGTTTTTTATTGCTATTGGGAACGGTTTTGTATCAGTTAAGCTATCCCCAAATCAGCTTGATAGACGCCTTTTTTACCTCAATGATGCTACTTCTAGGGGGATTTGGTGATTTGTTTGGTGGGTTCAATTTCACACTTCCTGTTCCCTTTTGGTTGCGGTTCATTAGCTTGGGAATGACAATCACTGGTACAATCCTTGTGGGGATATTCTATAGTTTTTTGACAGAAAGACTTTTAGCTGCCAGATTTCAGTTGAATAAACGACGTCCACCCGTTCCTCAAAAAGACCATGTCGTCGTGGTGGGACTCGGTCGGATGGGTCAGGGAATTGTGGAGATTTTACAAGAATTCAACCAACCACTTGTTGGCATCACCCTAAACACAGACTTTGACATGACAATTCTACCAGAGATGCCACTCATAACTGGTTCGTTAAAGAGGTCTCTTTCCAAGGCAAATCTTCAGACAGCAAAAAGTGTCGTTGTGGTAACTGATGATGAGATGCTGAATTTGGAAGTCAGCTTAATGGCTTATGATGCAAATCCAGAAAGCAATTTGGTTATCCGCACCACAGGTCTTAGTTTAAGTGACAATTTGGCTGAACTCTTGCCGAATGCTCAAGTTTTGTGTGTCTATGCTGTAGTCGCTGAAGCTTTTGCTGGGGCTGCATTTGGGGAAAATATTATTAATCTATTCCGCGTTGATCACAAAACTATCTTGGTCACAGAATACCAAATTGAAGCAGGTGATACGCTCAATGGCTTACTGCTATCTGAAGTTGCTTATGGCTATGGAGTTATTCCAATTCTTTACCAAAAAGAAACAGAAATGCCTAAGCTTATGCCTTCTGAGGATATTAGTTTAGTTGTGGGCGATAGCTTCGCTGCTGCGCGGAGCGCAGATCGCATGGTAGTGTTAGCAACAAGCGATGGTCTACAGCGGATTGAGCAGGGATCTGCGATCGCCACATCAAAAACCTGGCAAGTACATATTACAAAAGCTTTGACAGAGGAAGCACAATTTGAGGGGGCGAATGTTCTTGTTCGCATTTCGGGATGCAGTCTCAACACAGCGAGAACAGTGATGAAAAACTTACCAGAAACATTACATGTACCACTTTATAAGCATCAAGCTCAGCGACTTATTATAGAACTAGCTAAAGCTCAAGTTACAGCCCACTTGCTTAGGACGGATTCTCCTTAG
- a CDS encoding serine/threonine protein kinase, with protein MAEGGQVLCIREATPQESRYQLKEKLGQDASRQTWLAVDLHTQPQEQVVVKLLALSPQMQWDEHKLFEREAQVLKNLNHPRIPKYRDDFVLEKQPGSRFPWFGLVHSYVPGTSFQQLLNRGHRFSESQVEKIATEILSILVYLHELNPPVLHRDIKPSNLIWGEDERVYLVDFGAVQDQAVLEGATFTVVGTYGYVPMEQFAGRAVPASDLYAVGTTLIHLLTGTPPADLPYQNSRIQFADKVSVDLGFVNWIGKLTEPNVTERLSSARQALDTLKNRHALTPPLTSRKPTGSLVQIKKSAHKIEIKIPRRGRKTFKLFYLLGLIIPFVWQIPQWFNLLSTGLIYHSILYIMPLLALVFVLFQATVLPAFRHTDMYFDREDFEIRWKLFGLSYWRYRGKTPLICRVYEEIVQQGSAPRGVTIEYSDKQKLTSSPLATVERHWLIDEIKDWLKLNQ; from the coding sequence ATGGCAGAAGGTGGACAAGTTCTTTGCATTCGCGAGGCGACTCCCCAGGAGTCTCGTTATCAACTTAAAGAAAAATTAGGGCAAGATGCTAGTCGTCAAACTTGGTTAGCAGTAGATTTGCATACACAGCCTCAAGAACAAGTGGTTGTCAAACTGCTTGCTCTGAGTCCGCAGATGCAGTGGGATGAACATAAGCTGTTTGAACGTGAAGCTCAAGTGCTGAAAAATCTCAATCATCCCCGAATTCCCAAGTATCGGGATGACTTTGTTTTGGAAAAGCAACCTGGCTCAAGATTTCCCTGGTTTGGGTTAGTGCACAGTTACGTTCCCGGAACATCATTCCAGCAACTGCTGAATCGGGGGCATCGGTTTTCTGAGTCACAGGTGGAAAAGATCGCAACAGAAATTTTGAGCATTCTTGTTTACCTGCACGAACTCAACCCTCCTGTGTTGCACAGAGATATCAAACCCAGCAATTTAATTTGGGGTGAGGATGAGCGTGTTTACCTGGTTGACTTTGGCGCAGTGCAAGATCAAGCGGTGTTAGAAGGTGCGACTTTTACAGTTGTAGGAACCTACGGTTATGTACCAATGGAACAGTTTGCAGGTCGTGCTGTTCCCGCTTCTGACTTGTATGCTGTAGGTACAACCTTAATTCATCTCCTCACCGGAACGCCTCCTGCTGATTTACCATACCAGAACTCTCGCATTCAATTTGCTGATAAAGTAAGTGTCGATTTGGGTTTTGTGAATTGGATTGGTAAACTGACAGAACCAAATGTTACAGAGCGACTGAGTTCTGCACGCCAAGCCCTAGATACGCTCAAGAATAGACACGCACTCACCCCACCACTCACTAGCCGTAAGCCCACAGGTAGTCTGGTTCAAATCAAAAAGTCTGCTCACAAAATAGAAATTAAAATCCCCAGACGCGGAAGAAAAACATTTAAATTATTCTATCTTCTAGGCTTAATTATTCCTTTTGTCTGGCAAATACCACAGTGGTTTAATTTGCTCTCAACAGGACTTATCTACCATTCGATATTATATATTATGCCTCTTTTAGCATTAGTATTTGTCCTATTCCAAGCAACAGTGCTACCTGCTTTTAGACATACAGATATGTACTTTGATCGTGAAGATTTTGAGATTCGCTGGAAGTTATTTGGTTTATCTTATTGGCGGTATCGAGGAAAAACTCCACTGATTTGTAGAGTGTATGAAGAGATAGTTCAACAGGGTTCTGCACCTCGGGGCGTGACAATTGAATATTCTGATAAACAGAAGCTCACCTCTAGTCCTTTAGCAACTGTGGAACGCCATTGGTTAATTGACGAGATTAAGGATTGGTTGAAATTAAATCAGTGA
- a CDS encoding serine/threonine protein kinase, protein MLQTQQVIHNRYQLKEKLGEGAGRQTWLALDLSTQDNIVVKLLTFSDQMQWESLKLFEREAQVLKQLNHPRIPDYRNYFCIDDQLLYFGLVQEYIPGTSLKQLLTKGQVFAEPEVRKIAAQILKILIYLHGLSPPVLHRDVKPSNVLVGKDSGIYLVDFGAVQDRAAREGATFTVVGTYGYAPLEQFGGRATPASDLYALGATLIHLLTGISPADLPQKDSRLQFAHLVRLNPGFVRWLEQLTEPNLERRFSSAQQALDALRANQNAIKIASPRLPESCIWVDKSPRRLQIQLHVPWYKVISTPRNWLVLTGLGLWLFWLSMLISGWVYLFWLAGSLVLGAWFLLPVFAQTNINFDHQQFEIEVKLLGFCIKRQRGNVLEIDNVFKSDSGGYGNKKIPEVTLAVGVEEYSFGRLKPPLSHQVCRWLVDEIKHWLGL, encoded by the coding sequence ATGCTGCAAACGCAACAGGTTATACATAATCGCTATCAACTGAAAGAAAAGCTGGGTGAAGGTGCAGGTCGTCAAACTTGGTTAGCACTGGATTTGTCAACACAAGACAATATTGTGGTGAAACTGTTGACCTTTAGCGACCAGATGCAGTGGGAGAGTTTGAAACTCTTTGAGCGAGAAGCACAAGTTTTGAAACAGTTGAACCATCCTCGCATTCCTGACTATCGTAATTATTTTTGCATTGATGACCAGTTACTCTACTTTGGGTTAGTTCAAGAATATATTCCTGGTACATCACTCAAGCAATTACTCACTAAAGGTCAAGTGTTTGCAGAACCAGAAGTTCGTAAAATTGCTGCTCAGATTCTAAAAATTCTGATTTATTTGCATGGTTTGAGTCCTCCTGTGCTGCATCGGGACGTTAAGCCTAGCAATGTGCTAGTAGGTAAAGATTCTGGTATTTATTTGGTTGATTTTGGTGCAGTACAAGACCGCGCTGCAAGAGAAGGTGCTACTTTTACAGTGGTGGGAACTTATGGCTATGCACCACTCGAACAGTTTGGCGGAAGAGCAACTCCAGCATCTGATCTCTATGCTTTGGGAGCAACATTGATTCATTTGCTGACGGGTATTTCTCCAGCAGATTTGCCTCAGAAAGATTCTCGCTTGCAGTTTGCTCACCTTGTCAGGCTCAATCCTGGGTTTGTCCGTTGGTTAGAGCAACTGACTGAGCCTAATCTTGAAAGACGCTTTAGTAGCGCTCAACAAGCACTTGACGCTCTTAGGGCTAATCAAAATGCGATCAAAATTGCTAGTCCACGACTCCCGGAAAGTTGCATTTGGGTGGACAAATCACCAAGGCGCTTGCAGATTCAACTTCATGTCCCTTGGTACAAGGTAATATCTACCCCAAGAAATTGGCTTGTACTGACGGGGTTGGGACTTTGGTTATTTTGGCTGTCGATGCTGATCAGCGGTTGGGTTTATTTGTTTTGGTTGGCAGGTAGTCTTGTATTGGGGGCTTGGTTTCTATTACCTGTGTTTGCCCAAACCAATATCAACTTCGATCATCAGCAATTTGAAATTGAAGTGAAATTATTAGGTTTTTGCATCAAACGACAGCGAGGAAATGTCTTAGAGATTGATAATGTTTTTAAAAGTGACTCTGGCGGCTATGGTAACAAGAAAATTCCTGAGGTAACTTTGGCTGTTGGTGTCGAAGAGTATTCATTTGGAAGATTGAAACCACCTCTTTCTCATCAGGTATGCCGTTGGCTCGTAGATGAAATCAAGCATTGGTTGGGACTTTAG
- a CDS encoding class I SAM-dependent methyltransferase, whose amino-acid sequence MSTSLNAKISLNDFQLRDGIYFPNDYEQLNSTEQKQRWDEIGKTYYGSQKIEQAEETSPLKQDYTLLTGRPGGTWNKFPINKSVDSILEIGCGYGRIPLFLSKDKNLRCQKYYGIDISESLLRRLLKCKQEYDFFPGAEFYIICASAELLPLEDNSVDLIISNCVFMHIPEAQIRNLLVEVSRVLKPGGTFVFNHSFHNKSCPSHIIHNLVRRLNPKQNSVYLKQYSSAEINAMLTTSGMKTKCPQYIVEPTQEYAILPETIKGIQIPFANSINRSLKPSAAMKETLAYGYSAYSSQL is encoded by the coding sequence ATGAGCACATCACTCAACGCCAAAATCAGTTTGAATGACTTTCAACTTCGGGATGGCATTTATTTTCCTAACGATTACGAACAGTTGAACAGTACTGAACAAAAACAAAGATGGGACGAAATTGGTAAGACGTACTACGGTTCTCAAAAAATTGAACAAGCAGAAGAAACATCACCACTGAAACAAGATTACACTCTTTTAACCGGAAGACCTGGAGGAACTTGGAATAAGTTTCCTATCAATAAGTCTGTGGATTCTATTCTGGAAATTGGCTGTGGGTATGGTCGAATTCCTTTGTTTCTTTCAAAGGACAAAAATTTGAGGTGTCAAAAGTATTATGGCATTGATATCTCGGAGTCTTTATTGCGACGGTTACTAAAGTGTAAGCAAGAATATGATTTTTTCCCTGGAGCAGAGTTTTACATTATTTGTGCTTCTGCTGAATTACTGCCTTTAGAAGATAATTCTGTAGACTTGATTATTTCTAACTGTGTATTTATGCATATACCAGAAGCACAGATTAGAAACCTCTTGGTTGAAGTATCTCGTGTACTCAAGCCAGGTGGAACTTTCGTCTTCAATCATTCTTTCCACAACAAGTCTTGTCCTTCTCATATAATTCATAATTTAGTCAGAAGGTTAAACCCAAAACAGAACTCAGTTTATCTCAAGCAATATTCATCTGCAGAAATAAATGCAATGTTAACTACTTCTGGAATGAAAACTAAGTGTCCACAATACATCGTAGAACCAACACAAGAATATGCAATTTTACCAGAAACCATCAAAGGAATCCAGATACCCTTTGCTAATTCAATTAACAGAAGTCTCAAGCCGTCGGCTGCGATGAAAGAAACTCTAGCTTATGGCTATAGTGCTTACAGTAGTCAACTATAG